The Pontibacter pudoricolor genome contains a region encoding:
- a CDS encoding c-type cytochrome, which yields MNKSRLIVSVFGALALATLTQCFTDKQNQGQKLYVQHCQSCHMEDGSGLRGLIPPIAKADYLQTHRDELACLIRNGADGPMVVNGIEYNKEMPGVHTLREDEITNLLNYIQTNFGNKNKRYTMTEVEEMLEICPVPHGE from the coding sequence ATGAACAAAAGTAGACTTATAGTAAGTGTGTTTGGTGCACTGGCGCTTGCAACGCTTACACAATGCTTTACCGATAAACAGAACCAGGGCCAGAAACTATACGTGCAGCATTGCCAGAGCTGCCACATGGAGGATGGTTCCGGCCTGCGTGGCCTTATACCACCAATAGCCAAAGCTGATTACCTACAAACCCACCGCGACGAACTAGCCTGCCTTATCCGCAATGGCGCTGACGGCCCGATGGTAGTAAATGGCATTGAATACAACAAAGAAATGCCGGGCGTGCATACCCTTCGCGAAGACGAGATAACTAACCTGCTAAACTATATCCAGACTAACTTCGGCAACAAGAACAAACGTTATACAATGACCGAGGTGGAAGAAATGCTGGAAATCTGCCCGGTGCCACACGGAGAATAA